In a genomic window of Tachysurus vachellii isolate PV-2020 chromosome 13, HZAU_Pvac_v1, whole genome shotgun sequence:
- the mbnl3 gene encoding muscleblind-like protein 3 isoform X7 — MAVNIAVGRDTKWLTLEVCREFQRGSCSRSDTECKFAHPSRTCHVENGRVIACFDSLKGRCTRDNCKYLHPPPHLKTQLEINGRNNLIQQKAAAAMLAQQVQFMLPGAQLQPITTFPVSPSLATTQSMALNPYMGHMNPGISLMPELLPSTPVLVPGSPTGISVGNGNSSQKHVRTDKLEVCREFQRGNCTRGENECRYAHPVEAGMVDGSENSVIVCMDYVKGRCSRDKCKYFHPPAHLQARIKAAQQQQASQSAAAAMPAARPLKRSLQSTPDLALPPGSMQQIPKRPTLEKSNGAAAIFNPSMFHYQQALASMQLQQPAFIPTGLFKPPGPMAEGRWERRDWSSCRPPHSRYLSGPGQTVPMMHGATTSTVSSATTPVTNVPFAESAASNQTPPRY; from the exons ATGGCCGTCAACATCGCCGTAGGCCGGGACACCAAGTGGCTGACACTAGAGGTGTGTCGCGAGTTCCAGAGAGGCTCGTGCTCACGTTCCGACACCGAGTGCAAGTTTGCTCACCCCTCTCGCACCTGCCATGTGGAGAATGGCCGCGTCATCGCCTGCTTCGACTCTCTCAAG GGTCGCTGCACACGTGATAACTGTAAGTACCTGCACCCACCGCCACACCTGAAGACCCAGCTAGAAATCAATGGCCGGAACAACCTGATTCAGCAAAAGGCGGCAGCTGCCATGTTGGCTCAGCAGGTGCAGTTCATGCTGCCTGGAGCCCAGCTACAGCCCATA ACCACGTTCCCAGTATCACCCTCATTGGCCACCACTCAGAGTATGGCTTTAAATCCTTACATGGGCCACATGAACCCTGGCATCAGCCTCATGCCCGAGCTGCTGCCCAGCACCCCTGTGCTGGTCCCGGGGAGCCCCACGGGCATCTCTGTGGGCAACGGCAACTCCTCTCAGAAGCATGTTCGCACAGACAAGCTTGAG GTGTGCCGTGAGTTTCAGCGGGGCAACTGCACGCGGGGTGAGAACGAGTGCCGCTACGCTCACCCAGTAGAGGCAGGCATGGTGGACGGCAGCGAGAACTCCGTCATCGTGTGCATGGATTACGTCAAGGGCCGCTGCTCGCGCGACAAGTGCAAGTACTTCCACCCACCGGCACACCTGCAGGCCAGGATTAAAGCAGCACAGCAGCAGCAAGCCAGCCAGagtgcagcagcagcaatg CCTGCAGCGCGTCCTCTGAAGCGCAGCCTGCAGTCAACCCCTGACCTG GCCCTTCCTCCAGGGAGCATGCAACAGATACCAAAGAGGCCCACCCTGGAAAAGAGTAACGGCGCTGCAGCCATCTTCAACCCCAGCATGTTTCACTACCAGCAGGCTCTGGCCAGCATGCAGCTGCAGCAGCCGGCCTTCATCCCCACAG GGCTTTTCAAACCTCCCGGCCCAATGGCAGAGGGCCGCTGGGAGAGGCGGGATTGGAGCAGCTGCCGGCCCCCCCACAGCCGCTACCTATCAGGGCCTGGACAGACTG TTCCCATGATGCACGGTGCCACCACTTCCACTGTTTCGTCGGCTACGACCCCAGTCACCAATGTTCCTTTTGCCGAATCAGCTGCCTCCAATCAG
- the mbnl3 gene encoding muscleblind-like protein 3 isoform X13, whose amino-acid sequence MAVNIAVGRDTKWLTLEVCREFQRGSCSRSDTECKFAHPSRTCHVENGRVIACFDSLKGRCTRDNCKYLHPPPHLKTQLEINGRNNLIQQKAAAAMLAQQVQFMLPGAQLQPITTFPVSPSLATTQSMALNPYMGHMNPGISLMPELLPSTPVLVPGSPTGISVGNGNSSQKHVRTDKLEVCREFQRGNCTRGENECRYAHPVEAGMVDGSENSVIVCMDYVKGRCSRDKCKYFHPPAHLQARIKAAQQQQASQSAAAAMPAARPLKRSLQSTPDLALPPGSMQQIPKRPTLEKSNGAAAIFNPSMFHYQQALASMQLQQPAFIPTVPMMHGATTSTVSSATTPVTNVPFAESAASNQTPPRY is encoded by the exons ATGGCCGTCAACATCGCCGTAGGCCGGGACACCAAGTGGCTGACACTAGAGGTGTGTCGCGAGTTCCAGAGAGGCTCGTGCTCACGTTCCGACACCGAGTGCAAGTTTGCTCACCCCTCTCGCACCTGCCATGTGGAGAATGGCCGCGTCATCGCCTGCTTCGACTCTCTCAAG GGTCGCTGCACACGTGATAACTGTAAGTACCTGCACCCACCGCCACACCTGAAGACCCAGCTAGAAATCAATGGCCGGAACAACCTGATTCAGCAAAAGGCGGCAGCTGCCATGTTGGCTCAGCAGGTGCAGTTCATGCTGCCTGGAGCCCAGCTACAGCCCATA ACCACGTTCCCAGTATCACCCTCATTGGCCACCACTCAGAGTATGGCTTTAAATCCTTACATGGGCCACATGAACCCTGGCATCAGCCTCATGCCCGAGCTGCTGCCCAGCACCCCTGTGCTGGTCCCGGGGAGCCCCACGGGCATCTCTGTGGGCAACGGCAACTCCTCTCAGAAGCATGTTCGCACAGACAAGCTTGAG GTGTGCCGTGAGTTTCAGCGGGGCAACTGCACGCGGGGTGAGAACGAGTGCCGCTACGCTCACCCAGTAGAGGCAGGCATGGTGGACGGCAGCGAGAACTCCGTCATCGTGTGCATGGATTACGTCAAGGGCCGCTGCTCGCGCGACAAGTGCAAGTACTTCCACCCACCGGCACACCTGCAGGCCAGGATTAAAGCAGCACAGCAGCAGCAAGCCAGCCAGagtgcagcagcagcaatg CCTGCAGCGCGTCCTCTGAAGCGCAGCCTGCAGTCAACCCCTGACCTG GCCCTTCCTCCAGGGAGCATGCAACAGATACCAAAGAGGCCCACCCTGGAAAAGAGTAACGGCGCTGCAGCCATCTTCAACCCCAGCATGTTTCACTACCAGCAGGCTCTGGCCAGCATGCAGCTGCAGCAGCCGGCCTTCATCCCCACAG TTCCCATGATGCACGGTGCCACCACTTCCACTGTTTCGTCGGCTACGACCCCAGTCACCAATGTTCCTTTTGCCGAATCAGCTGCCTCCAATCAG
- the mbnl3 gene encoding muscleblind-like protein 3 isoform X15, with translation MAVNIAVGRDTKWLTLEVCREFQRGSCSRSDTECKFAHPSRTCHVENGRVIACFDSLKGRCTRDNCKYLHPPPHLKTQLEINGRNNLIQQKAAAAMLAQQVQFMLPGAQLQPITTFPVSPSLATTQSMALNPYMGHMNPGISLMPELLPSTPVLVPGSPTGISVGNGNSSQKHVRTDKLEVCREFQRGNCTRGENECRYAHPVEAGMVDGSENSVIVCMDYVKGRCSRDKCKYFHPPAHLQARIKAAQQQQASQSAAAAMPAARPLKRSLQSTPDLALPPGSMQQIPKRPTLEKSNGAAAIFNPSMFHYQQALASMQLQQPAFIPTVPMMHGATTSTVSSATTPVTNVPFAESAASNQ, from the exons ATGGCCGTCAACATCGCCGTAGGCCGGGACACCAAGTGGCTGACACTAGAGGTGTGTCGCGAGTTCCAGAGAGGCTCGTGCTCACGTTCCGACACCGAGTGCAAGTTTGCTCACCCCTCTCGCACCTGCCATGTGGAGAATGGCCGCGTCATCGCCTGCTTCGACTCTCTCAAG GGTCGCTGCACACGTGATAACTGTAAGTACCTGCACCCACCGCCACACCTGAAGACCCAGCTAGAAATCAATGGCCGGAACAACCTGATTCAGCAAAAGGCGGCAGCTGCCATGTTGGCTCAGCAGGTGCAGTTCATGCTGCCTGGAGCCCAGCTACAGCCCATA ACCACGTTCCCAGTATCACCCTCATTGGCCACCACTCAGAGTATGGCTTTAAATCCTTACATGGGCCACATGAACCCTGGCATCAGCCTCATGCCCGAGCTGCTGCCCAGCACCCCTGTGCTGGTCCCGGGGAGCCCCACGGGCATCTCTGTGGGCAACGGCAACTCCTCTCAGAAGCATGTTCGCACAGACAAGCTTGAG GTGTGCCGTGAGTTTCAGCGGGGCAACTGCACGCGGGGTGAGAACGAGTGCCGCTACGCTCACCCAGTAGAGGCAGGCATGGTGGACGGCAGCGAGAACTCCGTCATCGTGTGCATGGATTACGTCAAGGGCCGCTGCTCGCGCGACAAGTGCAAGTACTTCCACCCACCGGCACACCTGCAGGCCAGGATTAAAGCAGCACAGCAGCAGCAAGCCAGCCAGagtgcagcagcagcaatg CCTGCAGCGCGTCCTCTGAAGCGCAGCCTGCAGTCAACCCCTGACCTG GCCCTTCCTCCAGGGAGCATGCAACAGATACCAAAGAGGCCCACCCTGGAAAAGAGTAACGGCGCTGCAGCCATCTTCAACCCCAGCATGTTTCACTACCAGCAGGCTCTGGCCAGCATGCAGCTGCAGCAGCCGGCCTTCATCCCCACAG TTCCCATGATGCACGGTGCCACCACTTCCACTGTTTCGTCGGCTACGACCCCAGTCACCAATGTTCCTTTTGCCGAATCAGCTGCCTCCAATCAG
- the mbnl3 gene encoding muscleblind-like protein 3 isoform X11: MAVNIAVGRDTKWLTLEVCREFQRGSCSRSDTECKFAHPSRTCHVENGRVIACFDSLKGRCTRDNCKYLHPPPHLKTQLEINGRNNLIQQKAAAAMLAQQVQFMLPGAQLQPITTFPVSPSLATTQSMALNPYMGHMNPGISLMPELLPSTPVLVPGSPTGISVGNGNSSQKHVRTDKLEVCREFQRGNCTRGENECRYAHPVEAGMVDGSENSVIVCMDYVKGRCSRDKCKYFHPPAHLQARIKAAQQQQASQSAAAAMPAARPLKRSLQSTPDLALPPGSMQQIPKRPTLEKSNGAAAIFNPSMFHYQQALASMQLQQPAFIPTGSLLCMTPSGAIVPMMHGATTSTVSSATTPVTNVPFAESAASNQTPPRY, from the exons ATGGCCGTCAACATCGCCGTAGGCCGGGACACCAAGTGGCTGACACTAGAGGTGTGTCGCGAGTTCCAGAGAGGCTCGTGCTCACGTTCCGACACCGAGTGCAAGTTTGCTCACCCCTCTCGCACCTGCCATGTGGAGAATGGCCGCGTCATCGCCTGCTTCGACTCTCTCAAG GGTCGCTGCACACGTGATAACTGTAAGTACCTGCACCCACCGCCACACCTGAAGACCCAGCTAGAAATCAATGGCCGGAACAACCTGATTCAGCAAAAGGCGGCAGCTGCCATGTTGGCTCAGCAGGTGCAGTTCATGCTGCCTGGAGCCCAGCTACAGCCCATA ACCACGTTCCCAGTATCACCCTCATTGGCCACCACTCAGAGTATGGCTTTAAATCCTTACATGGGCCACATGAACCCTGGCATCAGCCTCATGCCCGAGCTGCTGCCCAGCACCCCTGTGCTGGTCCCGGGGAGCCCCACGGGCATCTCTGTGGGCAACGGCAACTCCTCTCAGAAGCATGTTCGCACAGACAAGCTTGAG GTGTGCCGTGAGTTTCAGCGGGGCAACTGCACGCGGGGTGAGAACGAGTGCCGCTACGCTCACCCAGTAGAGGCAGGCATGGTGGACGGCAGCGAGAACTCCGTCATCGTGTGCATGGATTACGTCAAGGGCCGCTGCTCGCGCGACAAGTGCAAGTACTTCCACCCACCGGCACACCTGCAGGCCAGGATTAAAGCAGCACAGCAGCAGCAAGCCAGCCAGagtgcagcagcagcaatg CCTGCAGCGCGTCCTCTGAAGCGCAGCCTGCAGTCAACCCCTGACCTG GCCCTTCCTCCAGGGAGCATGCAACAGATACCAAAGAGGCCCACCCTGGAAAAGAGTAACGGCGCTGCAGCCATCTTCAACCCCAGCATGTTTCACTACCAGCAGGCTCTGGCCAGCATGCAGCTGCAGCAGCCGGCCTTCATCCCCACAG GTTCCCTGCTCTGCATGACTCCATCTGGAGCCATCG TTCCCATGATGCACGGTGCCACCACTTCCACTGTTTCGTCGGCTACGACCCCAGTCACCAATGTTCCTTTTGCCGAATCAGCTGCCTCCAATCAG
- the mbnl3 gene encoding muscleblind-like protein 3 isoform X5, giving the protein MAVNIAVGRDTKWLTLEVCREFQRGSCSRSDTECKFAHPSRTCHVENGRVIACFDSLKGRCTRDNCKYLHPPPHLKTQLEINGRNNLIQQKAAAAMLAQQVQFMLPGAQLQPITTFPVSPSLATTQSMALNPYMGHMNPGISLMPELLPSTPVLVPGSPTGISVGNGNSSQKHVRTDKLEVCREFQRGNCTRGENECRYAHPVEAGMVDGSENSVIVCMDYVKGRCSRDKCKYFHPPAHLQARIKAAQQQQASQSAAAAMPAARPLKRSLQSTPDLALPPGSMQQIPKRPTLEKSNGAAAIFNPSMFHYQQALASMQLQQPAFIPTGSLLCMTPSGAIGLFKPPGPMAEGRWERRDWSSCRPPHSRYLSGPGQTVPMMHGATTSTVSSATTPVTNVPFAESAASNQ; this is encoded by the exons ATGGCCGTCAACATCGCCGTAGGCCGGGACACCAAGTGGCTGACACTAGAGGTGTGTCGCGAGTTCCAGAGAGGCTCGTGCTCACGTTCCGACACCGAGTGCAAGTTTGCTCACCCCTCTCGCACCTGCCATGTGGAGAATGGCCGCGTCATCGCCTGCTTCGACTCTCTCAAG GGTCGCTGCACACGTGATAACTGTAAGTACCTGCACCCACCGCCACACCTGAAGACCCAGCTAGAAATCAATGGCCGGAACAACCTGATTCAGCAAAAGGCGGCAGCTGCCATGTTGGCTCAGCAGGTGCAGTTCATGCTGCCTGGAGCCCAGCTACAGCCCATA ACCACGTTCCCAGTATCACCCTCATTGGCCACCACTCAGAGTATGGCTTTAAATCCTTACATGGGCCACATGAACCCTGGCATCAGCCTCATGCCCGAGCTGCTGCCCAGCACCCCTGTGCTGGTCCCGGGGAGCCCCACGGGCATCTCTGTGGGCAACGGCAACTCCTCTCAGAAGCATGTTCGCACAGACAAGCTTGAG GTGTGCCGTGAGTTTCAGCGGGGCAACTGCACGCGGGGTGAGAACGAGTGCCGCTACGCTCACCCAGTAGAGGCAGGCATGGTGGACGGCAGCGAGAACTCCGTCATCGTGTGCATGGATTACGTCAAGGGCCGCTGCTCGCGCGACAAGTGCAAGTACTTCCACCCACCGGCACACCTGCAGGCCAGGATTAAAGCAGCACAGCAGCAGCAAGCCAGCCAGagtgcagcagcagcaatg CCTGCAGCGCGTCCTCTGAAGCGCAGCCTGCAGTCAACCCCTGACCTG GCCCTTCCTCCAGGGAGCATGCAACAGATACCAAAGAGGCCCACCCTGGAAAAGAGTAACGGCGCTGCAGCCATCTTCAACCCCAGCATGTTTCACTACCAGCAGGCTCTGGCCAGCATGCAGCTGCAGCAGCCGGCCTTCATCCCCACAG GTTCCCTGCTCTGCATGACTCCATCTGGAGCCATCG GGCTTTTCAAACCTCCCGGCCCAATGGCAGAGGGCCGCTGGGAGAGGCGGGATTGGAGCAGCTGCCGGCCCCCCCACAGCCGCTACCTATCAGGGCCTGGACAGACTG TTCCCATGATGCACGGTGCCACCACTTCCACTGTTTCGTCGGCTACGACCCCAGTCACCAATGTTCCTTTTGCCGAATCAGCTGCCTCCAATCAG
- the mbnl3 gene encoding muscleblind-like protein 3 isoform X3 translates to MAVNIAVGRDTKWLTLEVCREFQRGSCSRSDTECKFAHPSRTCHVENGRVIACFDSLKGRCTRDNCKYLHPPPHLKTQLEINGRNNLIQQKAAAAMLAQQVQFMLPGAQLQPITTFPVSPSLATTQSMALNPYMGHMNPGISLMPELLPSTPVLVPGSPTGISVGNGNSSQKHVRTDKLEVCREFQRGNCTRGENECRYAHPVEAGMVDGSENSVIVCMDYVKGRCSRDKCKYFHPPAHLQARIKAAQQQQASQSAAAAMPAARPLKRSLQSTPDLALPPGSMQQIPKRPTLEKSNGAAAIFNPSMFHYQQALASMQLQQPAFIPTGSLLCMTPSGAIGLFKPPGPMAEGRWERRDWSSCRPPHSRYLSGPGQTVPMMHGATTSTVSSATTPVTNVPFAESAASNQTPPRY, encoded by the exons ATGGCCGTCAACATCGCCGTAGGCCGGGACACCAAGTGGCTGACACTAGAGGTGTGTCGCGAGTTCCAGAGAGGCTCGTGCTCACGTTCCGACACCGAGTGCAAGTTTGCTCACCCCTCTCGCACCTGCCATGTGGAGAATGGCCGCGTCATCGCCTGCTTCGACTCTCTCAAG GGTCGCTGCACACGTGATAACTGTAAGTACCTGCACCCACCGCCACACCTGAAGACCCAGCTAGAAATCAATGGCCGGAACAACCTGATTCAGCAAAAGGCGGCAGCTGCCATGTTGGCTCAGCAGGTGCAGTTCATGCTGCCTGGAGCCCAGCTACAGCCCATA ACCACGTTCCCAGTATCACCCTCATTGGCCACCACTCAGAGTATGGCTTTAAATCCTTACATGGGCCACATGAACCCTGGCATCAGCCTCATGCCCGAGCTGCTGCCCAGCACCCCTGTGCTGGTCCCGGGGAGCCCCACGGGCATCTCTGTGGGCAACGGCAACTCCTCTCAGAAGCATGTTCGCACAGACAAGCTTGAG GTGTGCCGTGAGTTTCAGCGGGGCAACTGCACGCGGGGTGAGAACGAGTGCCGCTACGCTCACCCAGTAGAGGCAGGCATGGTGGACGGCAGCGAGAACTCCGTCATCGTGTGCATGGATTACGTCAAGGGCCGCTGCTCGCGCGACAAGTGCAAGTACTTCCACCCACCGGCACACCTGCAGGCCAGGATTAAAGCAGCACAGCAGCAGCAAGCCAGCCAGagtgcagcagcagcaatg CCTGCAGCGCGTCCTCTGAAGCGCAGCCTGCAGTCAACCCCTGACCTG GCCCTTCCTCCAGGGAGCATGCAACAGATACCAAAGAGGCCCACCCTGGAAAAGAGTAACGGCGCTGCAGCCATCTTCAACCCCAGCATGTTTCACTACCAGCAGGCTCTGGCCAGCATGCAGCTGCAGCAGCCGGCCTTCATCCCCACAG GTTCCCTGCTCTGCATGACTCCATCTGGAGCCATCG GGCTTTTCAAACCTCCCGGCCCAATGGCAGAGGGCCGCTGGGAGAGGCGGGATTGGAGCAGCTGCCGGCCCCCCCACAGCCGCTACCTATCAGGGCCTGGACAGACTG TTCCCATGATGCACGGTGCCACCACTTCCACTGTTTCGTCGGCTACGACCCCAGTCACCAATGTTCCTTTTGCCGAATCAGCTGCCTCCAATCAG
- the mbnl3 gene encoding muscleblind-like protein 3 isoform X8 produces MAVNIAVGRDTKWLTLEVCREFQRGSCSRSDTECKFAHPSRTCHVENGRVIACFDSLKGRCTRDNCKYLHPPPHLKTQLEINGRNNLIQQKAAAAMLAQQVQFMLPGAQLQPITTFPVSPSLATTQSMALNPYMGHMNPGISLMPELLPSTPVLVPGSPTGISVGNGNSSQKHVRTDKLEVCREFQRGNCTRGENECRYAHPVEAGMVDGSENSVIVCMDYVKGRCSRDKCKYFHPPAHLQARIKAAQQQQASQSAAAAMALPPGSMQQIPKRPTLEKSNGAAAIFNPSMFHYQQALASMQLQQPAFIPTGSLLCMTPSGAIGLFKPPGPMAEGRWERRDWSSCRPPHSRYLSGPGQTVPMMHGATTSTVSSATTPVTNVPFAESAASNQTPPRY; encoded by the exons ATGGCCGTCAACATCGCCGTAGGCCGGGACACCAAGTGGCTGACACTAGAGGTGTGTCGCGAGTTCCAGAGAGGCTCGTGCTCACGTTCCGACACCGAGTGCAAGTTTGCTCACCCCTCTCGCACCTGCCATGTGGAGAATGGCCGCGTCATCGCCTGCTTCGACTCTCTCAAG GGTCGCTGCACACGTGATAACTGTAAGTACCTGCACCCACCGCCACACCTGAAGACCCAGCTAGAAATCAATGGCCGGAACAACCTGATTCAGCAAAAGGCGGCAGCTGCCATGTTGGCTCAGCAGGTGCAGTTCATGCTGCCTGGAGCCCAGCTACAGCCCATA ACCACGTTCCCAGTATCACCCTCATTGGCCACCACTCAGAGTATGGCTTTAAATCCTTACATGGGCCACATGAACCCTGGCATCAGCCTCATGCCCGAGCTGCTGCCCAGCACCCCTGTGCTGGTCCCGGGGAGCCCCACGGGCATCTCTGTGGGCAACGGCAACTCCTCTCAGAAGCATGTTCGCACAGACAAGCTTGAG GTGTGCCGTGAGTTTCAGCGGGGCAACTGCACGCGGGGTGAGAACGAGTGCCGCTACGCTCACCCAGTAGAGGCAGGCATGGTGGACGGCAGCGAGAACTCCGTCATCGTGTGCATGGATTACGTCAAGGGCCGCTGCTCGCGCGACAAGTGCAAGTACTTCCACCCACCGGCACACCTGCAGGCCAGGATTAAAGCAGCACAGCAGCAGCAAGCCAGCCAGagtgcagcagcagcaatg GCCCTTCCTCCAGGGAGCATGCAACAGATACCAAAGAGGCCCACCCTGGAAAAGAGTAACGGCGCTGCAGCCATCTTCAACCCCAGCATGTTTCACTACCAGCAGGCTCTGGCCAGCATGCAGCTGCAGCAGCCGGCCTTCATCCCCACAG GTTCCCTGCTCTGCATGACTCCATCTGGAGCCATCG GGCTTTTCAAACCTCCCGGCCCAATGGCAGAGGGCCGCTGGGAGAGGCGGGATTGGAGCAGCTGCCGGCCCCCCCACAGCCGCTACCTATCAGGGCCTGGACAGACTG TTCCCATGATGCACGGTGCCACCACTTCCACTGTTTCGTCGGCTACGACCCCAGTCACCAATGTTCCTTTTGCCGAATCAGCTGCCTCCAATCAG
- the mbnl3 gene encoding muscleblind-like protein 3 isoform X12 — protein sequence MAVNIAVGRDTKWLTLEVCREFQRGSCSRSDTECKFAHPSRTCHVENGRVIACFDSLKGRCTRDNCKYLHPPPHLKTQLEINGRNNLIQQKAAAAMLAQQVQFMLPGAQLQPITTFPVSPSLATTQSMALNPYMGHMNPGISLMPELLPSTPVLVPGSPTGISVGNGNSSQKHVRTDKLEVCREFQRGNCTRGENECRYAHPVEAGMVDGSENSVIVCMDYVKGRCSRDKCKYFHPPAHLQARIKAAQQQQASQSAAAAMPAARPLKRSLQSTPDLALPPGSMQQIPKRPTLEKSNGAAAIFNPSMFHYQQALASMQLQQPAFIPTGSLLCMTPSGAIVPMMHGATTSTVSSATTPVTNVPFAESAASNQ from the exons ATGGCCGTCAACATCGCCGTAGGCCGGGACACCAAGTGGCTGACACTAGAGGTGTGTCGCGAGTTCCAGAGAGGCTCGTGCTCACGTTCCGACACCGAGTGCAAGTTTGCTCACCCCTCTCGCACCTGCCATGTGGAGAATGGCCGCGTCATCGCCTGCTTCGACTCTCTCAAG GGTCGCTGCACACGTGATAACTGTAAGTACCTGCACCCACCGCCACACCTGAAGACCCAGCTAGAAATCAATGGCCGGAACAACCTGATTCAGCAAAAGGCGGCAGCTGCCATGTTGGCTCAGCAGGTGCAGTTCATGCTGCCTGGAGCCCAGCTACAGCCCATA ACCACGTTCCCAGTATCACCCTCATTGGCCACCACTCAGAGTATGGCTTTAAATCCTTACATGGGCCACATGAACCCTGGCATCAGCCTCATGCCCGAGCTGCTGCCCAGCACCCCTGTGCTGGTCCCGGGGAGCCCCACGGGCATCTCTGTGGGCAACGGCAACTCCTCTCAGAAGCATGTTCGCACAGACAAGCTTGAG GTGTGCCGTGAGTTTCAGCGGGGCAACTGCACGCGGGGTGAGAACGAGTGCCGCTACGCTCACCCAGTAGAGGCAGGCATGGTGGACGGCAGCGAGAACTCCGTCATCGTGTGCATGGATTACGTCAAGGGCCGCTGCTCGCGCGACAAGTGCAAGTACTTCCACCCACCGGCACACCTGCAGGCCAGGATTAAAGCAGCACAGCAGCAGCAAGCCAGCCAGagtgcagcagcagcaatg CCTGCAGCGCGTCCTCTGAAGCGCAGCCTGCAGTCAACCCCTGACCTG GCCCTTCCTCCAGGGAGCATGCAACAGATACCAAAGAGGCCCACCCTGGAAAAGAGTAACGGCGCTGCAGCCATCTTCAACCCCAGCATGTTTCACTACCAGCAGGCTCTGGCCAGCATGCAGCTGCAGCAGCCGGCCTTCATCCCCACAG GTTCCCTGCTCTGCATGACTCCATCTGGAGCCATCG TTCCCATGATGCACGGTGCCACCACTTCCACTGTTTCGTCGGCTACGACCCCAGTCACCAATGTTCCTTTTGCCGAATCAGCTGCCTCCAATCAG
- the mbnl3 gene encoding muscleblind-like protein 3 isoform X16 — protein sequence MAVNIAVGRDTKWLTLEVCREFQRGSCSRSDTECKFAHPSRTCHVENGRVIACFDSLKGRCTRDNCKYLHPPPHLKTQLEINGRNNLIQQKAAAAMLAQQVQFMLPGAQLQPITTFPVSPSLATTQSMALNPYMGHMNPGISLMPELLPSTPVLVPGSPTGISVGNGNSSQKHVRTDKLEVCREFQRGNCTRGENECRYAHPVEAGMVDGSENSVIVCMDYVKGRCSRDKCKYFHPPAHLQARIKAAQQQQASQSAAAAMALPPGSMQQIPKRPTLEKSNGAAAIFNPSMFHYQQALASMQLQQPAFIPTVPMMHGATTSTVSSATTPVTNVPFAESAASNQTPPRY from the exons ATGGCCGTCAACATCGCCGTAGGCCGGGACACCAAGTGGCTGACACTAGAGGTGTGTCGCGAGTTCCAGAGAGGCTCGTGCTCACGTTCCGACACCGAGTGCAAGTTTGCTCACCCCTCTCGCACCTGCCATGTGGAGAATGGCCGCGTCATCGCCTGCTTCGACTCTCTCAAG GGTCGCTGCACACGTGATAACTGTAAGTACCTGCACCCACCGCCACACCTGAAGACCCAGCTAGAAATCAATGGCCGGAACAACCTGATTCAGCAAAAGGCGGCAGCTGCCATGTTGGCTCAGCAGGTGCAGTTCATGCTGCCTGGAGCCCAGCTACAGCCCATA ACCACGTTCCCAGTATCACCCTCATTGGCCACCACTCAGAGTATGGCTTTAAATCCTTACATGGGCCACATGAACCCTGGCATCAGCCTCATGCCCGAGCTGCTGCCCAGCACCCCTGTGCTGGTCCCGGGGAGCCCCACGGGCATCTCTGTGGGCAACGGCAACTCCTCTCAGAAGCATGTTCGCACAGACAAGCTTGAG GTGTGCCGTGAGTTTCAGCGGGGCAACTGCACGCGGGGTGAGAACGAGTGCCGCTACGCTCACCCAGTAGAGGCAGGCATGGTGGACGGCAGCGAGAACTCCGTCATCGTGTGCATGGATTACGTCAAGGGCCGCTGCTCGCGCGACAAGTGCAAGTACTTCCACCCACCGGCACACCTGCAGGCCAGGATTAAAGCAGCACAGCAGCAGCAAGCCAGCCAGagtgcagcagcagcaatg GCCCTTCCTCCAGGGAGCATGCAACAGATACCAAAGAGGCCCACCCTGGAAAAGAGTAACGGCGCTGCAGCCATCTTCAACCCCAGCATGTTTCACTACCAGCAGGCTCTGGCCAGCATGCAGCTGCAGCAGCCGGCCTTCATCCCCACAG TTCCCATGATGCACGGTGCCACCACTTCCACTGTTTCGTCGGCTACGACCCCAGTCACCAATGTTCCTTTTGCCGAATCAGCTGCCTCCAATCAG